The Zobellia alginiliquefaciens genome contains a region encoding:
- the xerA gene encoding site-specific tyrosine recombinase/integron integrase — MFKGRSITLKHLLINNVKHIGLQFKSDKVIQALVEKLPHICWSQEYGMYHVLNNKTNLSTLWSTFRGEVWINGNYFFENSHGLNPDKPHNINWYRNRELKEGFKRCPEEYLDKLELSRYAENTVKTYVHHFETFINHFHGIPPNAITEIEVRKYLQKLTRDVRSHSYLNQAVNSIKFYFEVVMGMPNRFYNIERPIKQKQLPKVLSKEEVLSLIEYTRNLKHRCIISLLYSAGLRRSELLNLKIDDIDGKRMLICVKATKGNKDRMTVLSPTLLKELRAYYKEYRPQHYLFEGPGQKAYTASSVLKITSMAAMRSGIRKKVTPHMLRHSFATHLLENGTDIRHIQLLLGHSSTKTTEVYTHVAETSFKSIKDLLS; from the coding sequence ATGTTTAAAGGTAGAAGCATTACGTTAAAACATTTATTGATAAATAACGTAAAACATATTGGACTCCAGTTCAAATCTGATAAAGTAATCCAAGCGCTTGTGGAGAAATTACCACACATATGTTGGAGCCAGGAATATGGCATGTATCATGTCCTCAACAATAAAACCAACCTTAGTACACTTTGGAGTACATTTCGTGGAGAGGTCTGGATAAACGGAAATTATTTTTTCGAGAATAGCCATGGACTAAACCCAGACAAACCCCATAACATAAACTGGTACAGGAACAGGGAGCTGAAAGAAGGTTTTAAAAGATGTCCGGAAGAGTACCTGGACAAGTTGGAATTAAGCAGATATGCGGAAAATACGGTAAAGACCTACGTACACCATTTTGAAACCTTTATAAATCATTTTCACGGCATACCACCCAATGCCATTACTGAGATAGAGGTAAGGAAGTATTTGCAAAAGCTAACAAGGGATGTCCGTTCACACTCTTATTTAAACCAAGCAGTCAACAGCATCAAATTCTATTTTGAGGTGGTCATGGGTATGCCCAACCGCTTCTATAACATTGAACGGCCCATTAAACAAAAACAACTGCCCAAAGTACTTTCAAAAGAAGAAGTTCTAAGCCTTATTGAGTATACCCGCAACTTAAAACATCGCTGTATCATTTCCCTATTATATTCGGCAGGCCTTAGAAGAAGTGAGCTTCTGAACTTAAAAATAGACGATATAGATGGAAAGCGAATGCTTATCTGCGTTAAGGCGACCAAGGGCAATAAAGATAGAATGACCGTCCTAAGCCCCACACTCTTAAAAGAACTACGTGCTTATTACAAAGAGTATAGACCACAGCACTATCTATTTGAAGGCCCCGGTCAAAAAGCCTATACCGCTTCAAGTGTATTAAAAATTACCTCTATGGCTGCCATGAGATCGGGCATCCGTAAGAAAGTTACACCTCACATGTTACGTCATAGCTTTGCTACCCACCTTCTTGAAAACGGCACTGATATAAGGCACATTCAACTGCTGCTAGGCCACAGTAGTACCAAAACCACGGAAGTTTACACTCATGTGGCAGAAACCTCGTTTAAAAGCATAAAAGATCTCTTATCTTAG
- a CDS encoding tyrosine-type recombinase/integrase: MKLNYTEPKIFTGGVDITQWSALDKKQRNDALAKAWFVYFSFRDPDTGKLKKQPFIKAGANRFKGKTKRLQFLKVLQRNLLLLLEAGFDPYKDNTELEDEFRRRAIKEERPINNFPAKKEVEKESTAAVNRERIDLANENAKPNPVPISEIENNVVDENKVSVAEAFELGLNIKKSTLNDNSFKKQKSRITKFERWLAENEVDVSDINNIDKKTVVRHLNDVLRTSSPRNRNNTRTALSALFGTLENNELIDDNFIRKINILKSVPKRNKTYTPTQLAEIDAHLMNNDLLMRMFVQMVSYNMLRPIEICRLKVGDIDINDKKIYVKAKNKPVKIKIIPDIMLGQLPDLSKMDAKHSLFTPQGFGGEWNLADNDKRNYFSKRFKKVKDHFNLGNEYGLYSFRHTYITMLYREMIKTGTPEEVKSKLMLITGHATLDALEKYLRDIDAELPQDYSNLLNRSINKTDK; encoded by the coding sequence ATGAAATTGAACTACACCGAACCTAAAATCTTTACAGGTGGTGTCGATATCACCCAATGGTCCGCCCTTGACAAAAAGCAACGCAACGATGCCCTTGCAAAAGCCTGGTTTGTATATTTCTCTTTCAGGGACCCTGATACCGGCAAACTAAAAAAGCAACCTTTTATCAAAGCCGGAGCCAACCGCTTCAAAGGAAAAACTAAACGTTTACAGTTCTTAAAAGTGCTACAACGAAACCTCCTTCTGTTATTGGAAGCCGGATTCGACCCTTATAAAGACAATACAGAGTTAGAAGACGAATTTAGACGGAGAGCAATAAAAGAAGAACGCCCCATAAACAACTTTCCAGCGAAGAAAGAAGTGGAAAAAGAATCTACAGCAGCAGTAAATAGAGAGCGTATTGACCTTGCCAATGAAAACGCTAAACCAAATCCAGTACCTATTTCAGAAATAGAAAACAATGTGGTGGACGAGAACAAAGTTTCAGTGGCCGAAGCATTCGAACTGGGCCTAAACATTAAAAAGAGCACATTGAACGATAATTCGTTCAAGAAGCAGAAAAGTCGAATAACCAAGTTTGAAAGATGGCTTGCCGAAAATGAGGTGGATGTTTCCGATATTAATAACATTGACAAAAAGACCGTAGTGCGCCACCTGAACGATGTTTTGCGCACCTCCAGCCCTAGAAACAGGAACAATACCAGAACCGCTCTCAGTGCGCTCTTTGGCACCTTGGAGAACAATGAACTGATCGACGACAACTTTATTCGTAAGATAAACATACTAAAATCCGTTCCGAAGCGAAACAAGACCTACACACCCACACAGTTGGCGGAAATTGACGCACATCTTATGAACAATGACCTTTTGATGCGGATGTTCGTCCAAATGGTCAGCTATAATATGTTGAGGCCTATAGAAATATGTCGCCTTAAAGTAGGTGATATTGACATCAATGACAAGAAAATATATGTCAAAGCCAAGAACAAACCTGTTAAGATAAAGATCATACCGGATATAATGCTTGGGCAATTGCCGGACCTTTCCAAGATGGACGCCAAACATTCCCTATTCACTCCACAAGGCTTTGGCGGAGAATGGAACCTTGCCGATAACGACAAACGGAACTACTTTTCCAAACGCTTTAAAAAAGTAAAGGACCATTTTAATTTGGGCAATGAATATGGGCTGTACAGTTTCAGACATACGTATATAACCATGCTCTACCGTGAGATGATAAAAACGGGGACGCCTGAAGAGGTTAAAAGCAAACTGATGCTCATTACGGGCCATGCCACCCTTGATGCACTTGAAAAATACCTTAGGGACATAGATGCCGAACTACCCCAGGATTACTCAAACCTATTGAACCGATCCATCAACAAAACCGACAAATGA
- a CDS encoding START-like domain-containing protein, whose product MDDKIKFELEFVIQSSPQLLYTYISTPSGLSEWFADNVNSRGEMFSFIWDGSEEEAKLLKRKSDEFVKFAWVDNEDDSFFELKIIVDEITKDVSLFITDFAEEDEVDEAKMLWTNQVTDLKQVLGSK is encoded by the coding sequence ATGGACGATAAAATAAAATTTGAACTAGAATTTGTAATACAATCTTCACCGCAATTACTATATACATATATATCAACCCCGTCAGGACTTTCCGAATGGTTTGCTGATAATGTGAACTCTAGAGGTGAAATGTTCAGTTTTATATGGGACGGTTCGGAAGAGGAAGCAAAGTTATTGAAGCGTAAAAGTGATGAGTTTGTAAAGTTCGCATGGGTAGATAATGAAGACGATTCGTTTTTTGAATTGAAAATCATTGTTGATGAAATTACCAAGGACGTTTCTCTATTTATAACAGATTTTGCAGAAGAAGACGAAGTTGACGAAGCTAAAATGCTATGGACAAATCAAGTAACGGATTTGAAGCAGGTTTTAGGTTCCAAGTAG
- a CDS encoding aminotransferase class IV, producing the protein MINYNGNLLEENTQFLDHQNRGLRYGDALFETMRMVNGKLFFWEDHYLRLMASMRVLRMEIPMDFTMEFLESKISETVEANGLANSQARIRFSVFREKGGFYLPTTNDISYCIEALPLQSPFYVVNDAPYEVELFKDFYVNADMLSTLKTNNKIINVVGSIYAKENDYQNCLLLNSSKQVVEALNGNIFIVKNGSIKTPPIKEGCLNGIVRKKLIEILSKIDEYQFEEASISPFELQKADEIFITNSIVGIQPISKYRKKEFANTVAKGLLGKLNAAARLS; encoded by the coding sequence ATGATTAATTACAACGGAAATCTTCTAGAAGAAAACACTCAGTTCTTAGACCACCAAAACAGGGGCTTGCGGTATGGTGATGCCCTTTTTGAAACTATGAGAATGGTTAACGGAAAATTATTTTTCTGGGAAGACCATTATCTTAGACTCATGGCATCTATGCGCGTGCTGCGTATGGAAATTCCTATGGATTTTACCATGGAATTTTTGGAGTCTAAAATTAGTGAAACCGTTGAAGCAAATGGTCTGGCCAATTCCCAAGCCCGTATAAGGTTTTCAGTTTTTAGGGAAAAAGGAGGTTTTTATTTACCTACTACGAACGATATTAGTTATTGCATTGAAGCCCTGCCGCTTCAAAGTCCTTTTTATGTAGTAAATGATGCGCCCTACGAAGTAGAGCTTTTTAAAGATTTCTACGTTAATGCAGATATGTTATCCACCTTAAAGACCAATAATAAAATTATAAATGTTGTTGGAAGCATTTACGCTAAAGAAAACGATTATCAGAACTGCCTCCTTCTAAATAGTTCAAAACAAGTAGTGGAGGCTTTAAACGGTAATATTTTTATTGTAAAGAATGGAAGCATAAAAACGCCACCTATAAAAGAGGGTTGTTTGAACGGAATTGTTCGTAAAAAGCTGATAGAGATTCTAAGTAAAATTGATGAGTATCAGTTTGAGGAGGCGTCAATATCTCCTTTTGAATTGCAAAAAGCAGATGAGATATTCATTACAAACAGTATAGTGGGCATTCAGCCTATTTCTAAGTATAGAAAAAAAGAATTTGCCAATACCGTAGCAAAAGGACTTTTAGGGAAGTTAAATGCCGCAGCAAGACTTTCTTAA